A region of Thermococcus argininiproducens DNA encodes the following proteins:
- a CDS encoding signal peptidase I has translation MKKLIEYLLILTISVIVLGSILGALLDRPVFISYVYSDSMTPTLNRGDLFFINPLSRSADIGDIIIFNLRGSWTVHRVVGIVEGGYITKGDNNVATDQQGKKTNPILPKDIAGKVIMIGGSPLKLPQVGTYLQRGVSGRTKIMLAALLVIVGALAFTGESTKHRKKRAKFIKIKFKTLYILASVLLLVMLSISMFVSWQVLPIEYAVTSAGGQREGWYLPGSTFEEEITIKNGNFYSMVYYLEPESPRIVEISETHFELSPQEEKTIKVLINTPRETSLFVDKIKVNAYMPVLPRSVIDWLYDIRPFAPLFAILAETTIFLGLLYAISGIGNEDILKIRNRRSSLLRQIKMEVFGK, from the coding sequence ATGAAGAAACTCATTGAGTATCTTCTAATTCTCACGATTTCCGTGATTGTCTTGGGGTCTATTTTAGGAGCTCTTCTAGATAGGCCCGTTTTTATTTCTTATGTTTATTCAGATAGCATGACTCCTACTTTGAATAGGGGGGATTTGTTTTTCATAAATCCTCTTTCAAGGAGTGCAGATATTGGCGATATAATAATCTTTAATCTGAGAGGTAGTTGGACTGTCCATAGAGTTGTAGGAATCGTTGAAGGTGGGTATATAACAAAAGGTGACAATAACGTTGCCACGGACCAGCAAGGGAAGAAAACGAATCCAATTTTACCTAAAGACATTGCTGGGAAGGTTATTATGATTGGAGGTTCTCCTCTTAAGCTTCCTCAAGTAGGCACTTATCTTCAACGTGGAGTTTCAGGAAGAACCAAAATTATGCTTGCTGCATTGTTGGTAATTGTAGGGGCTCTTGCATTTACGGGTGAGAGCACGAAACACAGAAAAAAGAGGGCTAAGTTTATTAAAATTAAATTCAAGACATTATACATTCTTGCTTCGGTTTTACTACTTGTCATGCTCTCAATTTCAATGTTTGTTTCCTGGCAAGTTCTTCCAATAGAGTATGCAGTAACTTCTGCTGGTGGACAGAGAGAAGGGTGGTACTTACCAGGATCTACATTTGAGGAGGAAATCACGATCAAAAATGGGAACTTTTATTCTATGGTCTATTATCTTGAACCAGAAAGCCCAAGGATAGTAGAAATATCAGAAACTCACTTTGAATTAAGCCCTCAAGAGGAAAAGACAATCAAAGTTTTAATAAACACTCCGCGAGAAACATCGTTATTTGTGGACAAGATCAAGGTTAATGCTTACATGCCAGTGTTACCTCGGTCTGTAATTGACTGGCTTTATGATATAAGACCTTTTGCCCCGCTTTTTGCAATTCTTGCAGAGACGACAATCTTCTTGGGGTTGCTTTATGCTATCTCAGGAATTGGGAATGAGGACATCCTCAAAATCAGAAATAGAAGATCGAGCTTATTAAGGCAAATCAAAATGGAGGTGTTTGGAAAATGA
- a CDS encoding DUF1102 domain-containing protein, with amino-acid sequence MRKILKFAVLPVILIIMFFAWGVFVVKPIPVVLAVDNNGSPSIETPLPPYAYLSEGYLKIDISNKSPLYPGFGEGLSLNSIYVFDSVFEIYNNESETGFSEICITISSPTLTIGLFVSPYNNTWSQSIEFTVLANQTVQVGMRFNTIGLTLGNYDQNITIQAFGGPCE; translated from the coding sequence GTGAGAAAGATACTCAAGTTTGCTGTTCTACCAGTTATACTAATCATAATGTTTTTTGCGTGGGGGGTTTTTGTTGTGAAGCCAATTCCTGTTGTTCTTGCTGTTGATAACAATGGTTCACCTTCAATCGAGACTCCCCTCCCACCATATGCTTATCTAAGTGAAGGATATTTAAAAATAGATATCAGCAATAAGAGTCCTCTTTATCCTGGTTTTGGGGAAGGTCTCTCGCTGAATTCAATTTACGTCTTCGATAGTGTCTTTGAGATATACAACAATGAAAGTGAGACAGGATTTAGTGAAATATGTATTACTATAAGCTCACCAACTTTAACAATTGGGCTCTTTGTAAGTCCTTACAATAATACTTGGAGTCAGAGCATAGAATTTACTGTTTTGGCGAATCAAACTGTGCAGGTAGGAATGCGCTTTAATACCATAGGTCTAACTTTAGGTAATTACGACCAAAACATTACAATACAGGCTTTTGGAGGTCCTTGTGAATGA
- a CDS encoding DUF1102 domain-containing protein, translating into MKKILGIFMLIAGIVIAVTASSATFAYFEADREVHIEMVPDDDELVDLVPLQPYAYINDNGMLVIDLSMQNANYWELFLQNLTIGKGVSPDSIYVFEHVFGVSNHLWENVTICMHIEYSGSGAISFFEGEYTNETVGVDELEVTILPGETVEIGMIIDSEGLDDGDALSGTLSFDAVLGECEEE; encoded by the coding sequence ATGAAGAAGATACTAGGAATTTTCATGTTGATTGCAGGAATTGTCATTGCAGTAACAGCAAGCAGTGCCACTTTTGCATACTTTGAAGCAGATAGAGAAGTTCACATAGAAATGGTTCCAGACGATGATGAACTTGTTGACTTAGTACCCCTTCAGCCTTATGCATACATAAATGATAATGGGATGCTTGTAATAGATTTGAGTATGCAAAATGCGAACTATTGGGAGCTGTTCTTACAAAACTTGACAATAGGTAAAGGTGTTAGTCCAGACTCAATTTACGTCTTTGAGCACGTTTTTGGCGTGAGCAACCACCTTTGGGAAAACGTTACTATTTGTATGCACATTGAGTACAGTGGAAGTGGGGCAATTAGCTTCTTTGAAGGAGAATACACAAACGAGACTGTTGGTGTAGATGAGCTTGAAGTTACTATTCTTCCAGGAGAAACTGTAGAGATCGGAATGATCATTGACAGCGAAGGCTTGGACGATGGCGATGCATTAAGCGGGACTTTAAGTTTTGATGCAGTACTCGGTGAATGTGAAGAGGAGTGA
- a CDS encoding DUF1102 domain-containing protein, producing MKKVLALGMLGLLVAFAMALGTTATFRDYRAQRSVHVSVVADDVELIDLHPGQPYAYINDRGKLVIDFSVDNPNWPGYMDSPYYIPNWTGGLGISPQSRYNFDHVFYVSNHLWEQMPIVVQVISSDPGTFSFYDPTYNMWITNGFGQPYNSDTAAGDVCFILFPGEELGIGMEIAGGQLGDFYGNITIKAWPLGEEPIQCGVII from the coding sequence GCCTTTTAGTGGCCTTTGCAATGGCCCTTGGCACTACTGCAACCTTCAGAGACTACAGAGCTCAAAGAAGTGTCCACGTTAGCGTAGTTGCAGATGACGTTGAGCTTATTGATCTGCATCCGGGCCAACCATATGCTTACATAAATGACAGAGGAAAACTCGTTATAGACTTCTCAGTCGACAATCCAAACTGGCCGGGGTATATGGACTCGCCATATTACATCCCCAACTGGACAGGAGGTCTTGGGATAAGCCCGCAATCAAGATACAACTTTGACCATGTTTTCTATGTAAGCAACCACCTTTGGGAACAAATGCCTATAGTGGTCCAGGTTATTTCATCTGACCCAGGTACATTCTCGTTCTATGACCCCACATACAACATGTGGATAACTAACGGCTTTGGACAACCTTACAACTCAGATACTGCAGCTGGAGACGTGTGTTTCATTCTGTTCCCTGGAGAAGAACTCGGTATTGGAATGGAAATAGCAGGCGGACAACTTGGTGACTTCTATGGAAACATAACAATTAAAGCATGGCCATTAGGAGAAGAGCCAATTCAGTGTGGGGTGATAATATGA